A window from Flavobacterium sp. 83 encodes these proteins:
- a CDS encoding TerB family tellurite resistance protein, with amino-acid sequence MSLSDKVEEKNNTALNPVISELDAWVGILYSCIAADNQIKDSETASLSKLLYSKEKFAGVDIAPLYVKSYHLKAALGQLKYIAACCEQITKEDKETVFALALEILLSDGLLGEEEKNVIEVLSKELKIDSGMTSKIIEVIFLKNKGNTKEI; translated from the coding sequence ATGAGTTTATCAGATAAAGTTGAAGAAAAAAATAATACAGCCCTAAATCCCGTAATCTCAGAACTGGATGCTTGGGTTGGAATTTTATATTCGTGTATTGCCGCAGACAATCAAATTAAGGATTCTGAAACGGCATCATTATCTAAGTTGTTATATTCCAAAGAGAAATTTGCAGGAGTCGATATTGCACCTCTTTATGTAAAATCGTATCATTTAAAAGCAGCATTAGGTCAATTAAAATACATTGCGGCTTGCTGTGAACAAATAACAAAAGAAGATAAAGAAACAGTATTTGCACTTGCCTTGGAAATATTACTCTCGGATGGTTTACTTGGAGAAGAGGAAAAAAACGTAATTGAAGTGCTATCCAAAGAACTTAAAATAGATTCTGGAATGACCAGTAAAATTATAGAAGTTATCTTCTTGAAAAATAAAGGGAATACGAAAGAAATCTAA
- a CDS encoding PorP/SprF family type IX secretion system membrane protein, whose amino-acid sequence MKFKFILYILLTSVSIIEVKAQDPIFTQYFLVPESLNPAFTGTLVTGYTGLIHRSQWPNENRRIDTEYAFINGPIGREREMGLGLTILNQREVFTNYNYVQINGVYSYNVNLNNDWRLRLGIEAGYGHKNFNFSSLLLEDQINSNDGSINGGSIDPGVLNYNGKINFFDISSGILLYSDKAWFGASLKHLNKPNIAFTDYANVPLELFLSLHGGYSLSLDDTHLSFFPDETNVLLTANYMKQAQYNRLDFGTALDIKPFIFGVIAATNPEGKSNNSHLFTSVNLFGSIQLNRFVFGYSYDINTSKLGNTQGVHELSLTWQIGRECSSCDNYLVKHPWGRNY is encoded by the coding sequence ATGAAATTTAAATTTATTTTATATATACTATTAACTTCGGTATCGATTATAGAAGTTAAGGCACAGGATCCTATTTTTACTCAATATTTTTTGGTGCCTGAATCTCTTAATCCAGCATTTACAGGAACTTTGGTTACAGGATATACAGGACTAATTCATCGATCACAATGGCCAAATGAGAATAGAAGAATTGACACTGAATATGCTTTTATTAATGGACCTATTGGCCGTGAAAGAGAAATGGGGTTAGGTTTGACTATATTAAATCAACGGGAAGTTTTTACTAATTATAACTATGTTCAAATCAATGGTGTTTATTCATACAATGTTAATCTAAACAATGATTGGAGATTACGATTGGGGATTGAAGCAGGATATGGTCATAAAAACTTCAATTTTAGCAGTCTTCTGTTGGAAGACCAAATCAATAGCAATGATGGCTCAATAAATGGAGGAAGTATTGATCCGGGAGTTTTAAACTATAACGGCAAAATTAATTTTTTTGATATTTCTTCAGGGATACTACTCTATAGTGATAAAGCCTGGTTTGGAGCTTCATTAAAACACTTGAATAAACCAAATATTGCATTTACGGATTATGCAAACGTTCCATTGGAATTGTTTTTAAGTCTTCATGGAGGTTATTCATTGAGTTTGGATGATACCCATTTGTCTTTTTTTCCAGATGAAACGAATGTATTGCTTACTGCCAATTATATGAAACAAGCACAATATAACAGATTAGATTTTGGAACAGCTTTAGATATTAAACCTTTTATTTTTGGTGTCATTGCAGCTACTAATCCAGAAGGGAAAAGCAATAATAGCCACCTATTTACATCTGTAAATCTTTTTGGATCTATTCAATTAAATCGTTTCGTTTTTGGCTATTCTTATGATATTAATACTTCAAAACTAGGAAATACTCAAGGCGTACATGAACTTTCACTTACCTGGCAAATAGGGCGTGAATGCTCGAGCTGTGATAATTATTTGGTAAAGCATCCTTGGGGCAGAAATTATTAA
- the nagB gene encoding glucosamine-6-phosphate deaminase, whose amino-acid sequence MKSVLEIKPDISYKSAGKFEETRFEKIHNEIFKNSTEASVIVAQEIAALIRSKQAENKSCVLGLATGSSPIKVYEELVRMYKEEGLSFSNVVTFNLDEYYPMTKENNQSYHYFMHQHLFNHIDIKPENINVPDGTIAIDELNQYCVDYEMKIKNAGGLDFQLLGIGRTGHVGFNEPGSHINSGTRIITLDHITRIDASSDFNGIDNVPKRAITMGVSTILRSKRIVLMAWGQNKASIIKRTIQGEISSEVPATFLQNHTNTTFVLDQSAASELTRFETPWLVGECIWTTELKNKAIVWLCQETKQSILKLTDRDYNNNGMSDLLAQEGSAYDLNINMFNVLQHTITGWPGGKPNTDDSHRPERANPAKKRIILFSPHPDDDVISMGGTFSKLIKQGHDVHVVYQTSGNIAVTDDEALKFAEVCNDFIGETDCNIDFPAVINFINNKTENQIDSLEVRKLKGLIRRRESYAATRYIGLKDENTHFLDLPFYETGRVKKNPLGPEDVAIVAAIIAKIKPHQVFAAGDLADPHGTHEVCLNAIFAALKQLKPEPYMNDCWLWLYRGAWHEWDIHEIDMAVPLSPDEVLLKRHAILYHQSQKDRVMFQGNDSREFWVRAEDRNKNTAKIYDDLGLAEYEAIEAFKRFDY is encoded by the coding sequence ATGAAAAGTGTTTTAGAAATTAAACCTGACATCAGCTATAAAAGTGCCGGTAAATTTGAAGAAACGAGATTTGAAAAAATTCATAACGAAATTTTCAAAAACTCAACAGAAGCCTCTGTAATTGTAGCACAAGAAATAGCGGCATTAATTAGATCCAAACAAGCCGAAAATAAATCTTGTGTACTTGGTTTAGCTACCGGTTCTTCTCCTATAAAAGTCTATGAAGAATTGGTACGAATGTATAAAGAAGAAGGCTTAAGCTTTAGTAATGTAGTGACTTTCAATTTGGATGAATACTATCCAATGACTAAAGAAAACAACCAAAGCTATCATTATTTCATGCATCAGCATCTTTTTAATCATATCGATATTAAACCGGAAAATATAAATGTTCCCGACGGAACGATAGCGATTGATGAACTGAATCAATATTGTGTTGATTACGAAATGAAAATTAAAAATGCCGGAGGACTTGATTTTCAATTATTAGGAATCGGACGTACGGGACACGTAGGGTTCAATGAACCGGGATCCCACATCAATTCAGGAACCCGAATCATTACTTTGGATCATATCACTAGAATAGATGCATCGTCAGATTTTAATGGTATTGATAACGTTCCTAAAAGAGCCATTACGATGGGAGTTTCTACTATTTTGAGATCCAAAAGAATTGTATTAATGGCTTGGGGCCAAAATAAAGCATCCATCATAAAGAGAACCATTCAGGGAGAAATAAGTTCTGAGGTTCCTGCTACATTTTTGCAAAATCATACCAACACCACTTTCGTTTTAGACCAATCGGCAGCTTCCGAATTAACTCGATTTGAAACACCGTGGTTGGTAGGAGAATGCATTTGGACAACAGAATTAAAAAACAAAGCCATTGTTTGGCTTTGCCAAGAAACAAAACAATCGATATTAAAACTGACCGATAGGGATTACAACAATAACGGAATGTCGGATCTTTTGGCACAAGAAGGTTCTGCATATGATTTGAATATTAATATGTTCAATGTATTGCAGCATACCATAACAGGATGGCCGGGAGGAAAACCCAATACGGATGATTCCCACAGACCCGAAAGAGCCAATCCTGCCAAAAAAAGAATCATTCTTTTTAGCCCTCATCCGGATGATGACGTGATTTCTATGGGAGGAACTTTTTCTAAATTGATAAAACAAGGTCATGATGTTCATGTAGTGTATCAAACTTCTGGAAATATTGCTGTTACAGATGATGAAGCATTGAAATTTGCTGAAGTTTGCAATGATTTTATTGGAGAAACCGATTGTAATATTGATTTTCCTGCGGTAATCAATTTCATTAATAACAAAACCGAAAATCAAATTGATTCTCTTGAAGTTCGAAAATTAAAAGGCTTAATCAGACGTCGTGAATCGTATGCTGCAACAAGATACATTGGGTTAAAAGATGAAAACACGCACTTTTTAGACCTTCCTTTTTATGAAACCGGCCGAGTAAAGAAAAACCCATTGGGCCCTGAAGATGTTGCCATAGTTGCAGCCATTATTGCAAAAATAAAACCGCATCAGGTTTTTGCAGCAGGAGATTTAGCAGATCCACATGGTACTCATGAAGTTTGCTTGAATGCAATATTTGCTGCCTTGAAACAACTCAAACCTGAACCTTACATGAATGATTGTTGGTTATGGTTGTACAGAGGTGCTTGGCACGAATGGGATATCCATGAAATAGACATGGCAGTTCCCTTAAGTCCTGATGAAGTTTTGTTAAAAAGACATGCTATTTTGTACCACCAATCCCAAAAAGACAGGGTTATGTTTCAAGGGAATGACTCAAGAGAATTTTGGGTTAGAGCCGAAGATCGCAACAAAAATACCGCAAAGATTTACGACGATTTAGGTTTGGCTGAATATGAAGCTATTGAAGCTTTTAAACGTTTTGATTATTAA
- a CDS encoding DMT family transporter encodes MKNKSINIPPIPAVLFAIISVQSGAAIAKGLFPVIGAAGTASLRIGISALLLLAVYRPNLMKITPQQWKIVVPYGLSLGAMNLVFYLAIERIPIGLAVTLEFIGPLLVAVLGSKRMIDFFWVLLAAAGIVLIAPWSSDGIDILGVLFALLAGGLWAAYIVLGGKISKIMKGGEAVATGMLFAAILIVPFGILGNGLIGLTPKFFFLGIALALLSSAIPFTLEMKALGQLPARTFSILMSLEPAAASICAFLFLREHLTFNEVLAVLFVVIASAGSTITSRSKT; translated from the coding sequence ATGAAAAATAAATCAATCAACATTCCTCCAATCCCAGCTGTTCTGTTTGCAATAATAAGTGTGCAGTCAGGAGCAGCTATTGCCAAAGGTCTTTTCCCCGTTATAGGTGCTGCCGGAACTGCTTCTTTGAGAATTGGTATCTCAGCATTACTATTACTGGCGGTTTACCGACCAAACCTAATGAAGATTACCCCGCAACAATGGAAAATTGTAGTTCCATATGGTTTATCCTTGGGAGCAATGAATTTGGTCTTTTATCTTGCCATAGAGCGAATTCCTATTGGGCTAGCTGTTACACTAGAATTCATAGGTCCATTATTGGTAGCCGTTTTAGGTTCAAAACGGATGATCGATTTTTTCTGGGTCTTGCTGGCAGCCGCAGGAATTGTTTTGATTGCTCCATGGTCAAGTGACGGAATAGATATTTTAGGAGTTTTATTTGCACTTTTAGCAGGAGGTCTCTGGGCTGCTTATATTGTTTTGGGCGGGAAAATTTCAAAAATAATGAAAGGCGGAGAGGCTGTAGCAACAGGAATGCTCTTTGCCGCAATACTAATTGTACCCTTTGGAATTCTGGGAAATGGATTAATCGGTCTTACGCCAAAATTTTTCTTCTTAGGCATAGCGCTCGCTCTTTTATCAAGTGCTATTCCTTTTACACTGGAAATGAAAGCGCTTGGCCAGCTTCCAGCCCGTACATTTAGTATTTTAATGAGTTTAGAACCTGCAGCAGCATCAATTTGTGCGTTCCTTTTTTTAAGAGAGCACCTTACTTTTAATGAGGTTTTGGCTGTTCTTTTTGTAGTAATCGCTTCAGCCGGATCAACAATTACTTCCAGAAGCAAAACGTAA